The DNA region TCCTCCATGGGACGAATGGCCGAAGCGCCCTGTGCGCTCGCCTTATCGAAGTCGGCTTCGGGCGCGCCGACGCTTAAGAGACCTTCCGAACGATCGCGGCGACCGGTGGCGTATCTCCGAATGTAACGTGGATGGAGCCGGATGCTGCTTTGTAGAGCCCGAACAGCATGGCCAGAAGTCCGGCGCCACCCAAAATCAGCGATTTCCACGTTTTCAGATCGTCAACGTCTTTTTTCGTCGCCGCTGCCAGGTCTGTCAGGTATCTGAGCTCGGTCTCGATGCGCGGAATCGCATCCTTGATCTGGAGCAGGATGGACGTTGCGGTGTTGTCGGTCAGGAATGGACCTCGGGAGGTGGTCGACTCGCCATTCGCGGCTGCATTCCGGTCGTTGGCAAAGGTGTCCATGTCCGCGCGCTCTCCATGTGTGTGTGCGAGACCCGACTATAGGTGCGCAGCTTTCGCTTGTCCGTAGGCGAACATCGTGCCGACAAAAGAAAAGGGCCTGCATCGCTGCAGACCCTTTCAAAACCTGGCGCCCGAAGTTGGACTCGAACCAACGACCCCCTGATTAACAGTCAAGTGCTCTAACCGGCTGAGCTATTCGGGCGGGGAGCCACGTATTTTGTTGATAACGGTGGGGGCTGTCAAGCGTCTCTAAGCATTTCGTGAAGGACGGCGGGAGCAGGCGGTGGCATCGTCCGACGGAGCGGTGTCGCGCCGGACGCGACCCGCATTGGATATGACGATGCTGAGCGCTGTCTGCGGCTTGCCGCGCAGGCAGAGGGTGATCCGCTGGTTGCCGCCGCCAGCGCTTCCATCCGGCTGAAAGTCGATCACGGGCGGCTTGCCGTGTCGGGCGGATGCGATGCGCGCTGGGACAACGTCGGACGCGTCGAAAAGAGCGAGGACATCCCGGTCGCGTGAAATCCAGCCATGATTCCAGCCCGAAGCGGACGAACAGGTCCGCCCATCCGCACTGGCGCACACACGGGTGGAATGTCCGCGGCGGATGGCGGTGGCCCTGGCCCGCTCCAGAGAACCGAAAAGGGCATCCCCGGTCGCCCTGAGCTGATATCGCCCGATGGCCTCCCCGGCACCGCATACCGCGGCCACGGCAAGCACGGCCGTCACGGCCAGGACGGTCATCAGTTCCGGCAGGGTGAAACCCTTAGGGGGCCAGGGAGGCATGGCGGCTCGCGTCCGGGAGGGGAGGGCGCCTGATCGTGACTGCTGACACCTGCTGTCAGCTGTAGGGGGAAGACGTCACGTCATGTAGGCGCTGGAGCTTTAAACTCGACCTCCGAACCAGCATATCGTCAGCCATGACCGATCGCTTTCAGCTCGTTTCCCCGTACAAGCCCTCCGGCGACCAGCCCGAGGCCATTCGTCGCCTGACCGAGGGTTTCGAGTCCGGCCTGGCCGCGCAGACCCTGCTCGGCGTGACGGGCTCAGGCAAGACCTACACGATCGCCAACGTGGTCGAGCAGATTCAGAAGCCGACCATCGTGCTGGCGCCGAACAAGACGCTGGCGGCGCAGCTGTACGGTGAGTTCAAGGAGTTCTTCCCGCATAACGCCGTGGAGTATTTCGTCAGCTACTACGACTACTACCAGCCGGAAGCCTACGTGGTTGCCTCGGACACCTTCATCGAGAAGGACTCGAGCATCAATGACCACATCGAGCAGATGCGGCTGGCCGCGACGAAGGCGCTGCTTTCACGCCGCGATTCACTGATCGTGGCGACGGTGTCGGCGATCTACGGTCTGGGTGACCCCGAGGACTACATGAGCCTCCGGTTGATCCTGTCGCGTGGTGAGCATATCGCCCAGCGTGCGCTCATCAAGCAGCTGACCGAGCTGCAGTACGTGCGCAATGAAATGGAGTTGCGGCGCGGTACGTATCGCGTGCGCGGCGAGGTGATCGATGTGTTTCCGGCGGAATCGGAAGCGGAGGCACTGCGCATCGAACTGTTCGATGGCGACGTGGAGAACCTCTCGCTTTTCGACCCTCTGACGGGTGAAGTGCTGCGCAAGGTGCCTCGCTACACCGTCTATCCGAAGACGCATTACGCCAGCACCCGCCAGAGCGTGCTCAACGCGATGGAGACGATCAAGATCGAGCTGTCGGAACGTCTGGAGCAGTTGTATCGGGACAACAAGCTCGTCGAGGCGCAGCGGCTGGAGCAGCGCACGCGGTTCGACCTCGAAATGATGGCGGAGGTCGGGTTCTGTCAGGGCATCGAGAACTATTCCAGGCATATGACGCGTCGGGGTGCCGGCGAGCCGCCGCCGACCCTGTTCGACTACCTGCCGCCGGACGCGCTGATGGTCGTGGACGAGTCGCACGTCACCGTGCCGCAGCTGGGCGCCATGTACAAGGGCGACCGCTCGCGGAAGGAAACCCTTGTGGAATTCGGCTTCCGTCTGCCGTCGGCGATGGATAACCGTCCGCTGCGTTTCGAGGAGTGGGAGCGCAGGGCGCCGCGTGCGATCTACGTATCGGCGACACCGGCGAAGTACGAGCTCGATCGCTCCGACGACAACATCGTCGAGTTGGTCGTCCGTCCGACGGGCCTGATCGATCCCGAGGTCGAAGTGCGTCCGGTGCGCACCCAGGTGGACGATCTGCTTGGCGAGATTCACAAGCGCGTGGCGATGGGCGACCGGGTGCTGGTGACCACCCTGACCAAGCGCATGGCGGAAAACCTGACCGACTACCTGTCCGAGCACGACGTGCGCGTGCGCTATCTGCATGCCGATATCGATACGGTCGAGCGCACGGAGATCATCCGTGACCTGCGTCTGGGTGAGTTCGATGTGCTGGTAGGCATCAACCTGCTTCGTGAGGGCCTCGACATGCCCGAGGTCTCGCTGGTGGCGATTCTGGATGCGGACAAGGAGGGTTTTCTGCGCTCGAACCGTTCGCTGATTCAGACCATCGGCCGGGCAGCCCGTAACGTGCGTGGCAAGGCCATCCTCTATGGCGACACCATCACGGGGTCGATGAAGGAGGCGATGGAAGAAACGGCCCGCCGCCGGGAAAAGCAGATCGAGTACAACACGGCCAACGGCATTACCCCGACGACTGTCGTCCGCCGCATCGCGGACATCATGGAGGGGGCTCGCTCGGATCTGGGCTCGCGAGGCGGTAAGGGGCGCAAGGGCAAGGAAGCGAAGAAGGTCGCCGAGGAACAGGCCGACTACAGCTCGCTGACGCCGGAACAGGTGGGCTCCACGATCAAGAAGCTGGAGACCCGCATGTACAAGCACGCTCAGAACCTCGAGTTCGAGGAGGCGGGTAAGCTCCGCGATGAGATCCACAAGCTGCGTGAGCGCGCCCTGCGCTGAGCCGCCGGAAAGGTTCGGGTGAAATATTTCACCCGAACCTCTTGCGGACGCGTGCGGGCGTCGGTAAACTGCGCAGCTCTTCGGGCGGTTAGCTCAGCGGTAGAGCACTACCTTGACATGGTAGGGG from Luteibacter mycovicinus includes:
- the uvrB gene encoding excinuclease ABC subunit UvrB; translation: MTDRFQLVSPYKPSGDQPEAIRRLTEGFESGLAAQTLLGVTGSGKTYTIANVVEQIQKPTIVLAPNKTLAAQLYGEFKEFFPHNAVEYFVSYYDYYQPEAYVVASDTFIEKDSSINDHIEQMRLAATKALLSRRDSLIVATVSAIYGLGDPEDYMSLRLILSRGEHIAQRALIKQLTELQYVRNEMELRRGTYRVRGEVIDVFPAESEAEALRIELFDGDVENLSLFDPLTGEVLRKVPRYTVYPKTHYASTRQSVLNAMETIKIELSERLEQLYRDNKLVEAQRLEQRTRFDLEMMAEVGFCQGIENYSRHMTRRGAGEPPPTLFDYLPPDALMVVDESHVTVPQLGAMYKGDRSRKETLVEFGFRLPSAMDNRPLRFEEWERRAPRAIYVSATPAKYELDRSDDNIVELVVRPTGLIDPEVEVRPVRTQVDDLLGEIHKRVAMGDRVLVTTLTKRMAENLTDYLSEHDVRVRYLHADIDTVERTEIIRDLRLGEFDVLVGINLLREGLDMPEVSLVAILDADKEGFLRSNRSLIQTIGRAARNVRGKAILYGDTITGSMKEAMEETARRREKQIEYNTANGITPTTVVRRIADIMEGARSDLGSRGGKGRKGKEAKKVAEEQADYSSLTPEQVGSTIKKLETRMYKHAQNLEFEEAGKLRDEIHKLRERALR
- a CDS encoding GspH/FimT family pseudopilin; this translates as MPPWPPKGFTLPELMTVLAVTAVLAVAAVCGAGEAIGRYQLRATGDALFGSLERARATAIRRGHSTRVCASADGRTCSSASGWNHGWISRDRDVLALFDASDVVPARIASARHGKPPVIDFQPDGSAGGGNQRITLCLRGKPQTALSIVISNAGRVRRDTAPSDDATACSRRPSRNA